Proteins encoded together in one Lathyrus oleraceus cultivar Zhongwan6 chromosome 5, CAAS_Psat_ZW6_1.0, whole genome shotgun sequence window:
- the LOC127080315 gene encoding uncharacterized protein LOC127080315, translated as MGSLMAGWDSNTSSSSLERNRSLTKEEIDAFWKSKKETEEEHLKAISNLSKTIQPGKYEDTEPLALRMKKTLGMDVNNNLEQLINKNGWWTKSNWAFLNEPPVMETSSNKYVSQFHVANSGSSKQNPGHGISA; from the exons ATGGGTTCTCTTATGGCAGGATGGGACTCTAACACCTCATCTTCATCACTTGAAAGAAATCGGTCACTCACCAAAGAAGAAATTGACGCTTTCTGGAAATCAAAGAAGgagacagaagaagaacatctcaAAGCTATTTCAAATTTATCAAAGACTATTCAG CCCGGAAAATACGAGGATACCGAGCCCTTGGCCCTACGTATGAAGAAGACATTAGGCATGGATGTTAACAATAATTTGGAGCAGCTTATCAACAAAAATGGCTG GTGGACAAAGAGCAACTGGGCATTTTTGAATGAACCTCCAGTGATGGAAACTTCTTCAAACAAGTATGTATCACAGTTTCATGTAGCCAACTCGGGatcatcaaaacaaaaccctGGACATGGAATTAGTGCTTGA